The Stenotrophomonas maltophilia genome includes a region encoding these proteins:
- a CDS encoding cytochrome c oxidase subunit 3: MAQTPTDANVYFVPAQSKWPFVGSIAMMVTMVGVASWLNDASWGRWTFYIGIAMLVLTLFWWFSDVVRESQAGNYNHQVDGSFRMGMIWFIFSEVMFFGAFFGALFYTRNLGLSWLSGEGRGVMTNELLWQGYSAGWPTNGPAAIGGAFQTIPAWGLPLINTLILLTSGVTLTIAHHALKAGNRRQLLIWLGLTVVLGLGFLTLQAEEYIHAYKELNLTLGSGIYGSTFFMLTGFHGAHVLLGTIMLIVMWLRSAKGHFTRDNHFGFEAAAWYWHFVDVVWLMLFMFVYVL, encoded by the coding sequence ATGGCCCAGACACCGACCGACGCCAACGTGTACTTCGTCCCGGCCCAGAGCAAATGGCCGTTCGTGGGTTCCATCGCGATGATGGTGACCATGGTGGGCGTGGCCAGCTGGCTCAACGATGCCAGCTGGGGACGCTGGACCTTCTACATCGGCATCGCGATGCTGGTGCTGACGTTGTTCTGGTGGTTCAGCGACGTGGTGCGCGAGTCGCAGGCGGGCAACTACAACCACCAGGTCGATGGCTCGTTCCGGATGGGGATGATCTGGTTCATCTTCTCCGAAGTGATGTTCTTCGGCGCCTTCTTTGGCGCGCTGTTCTACACCCGCAACCTGGGCCTGTCGTGGCTGAGCGGCGAAGGCCGCGGGGTAATGACCAACGAGCTGCTCTGGCAGGGTTATTCCGCCGGCTGGCCGACCAACGGGCCGGCGGCGATCGGTGGCGCGTTCCAGACCATCCCGGCCTGGGGCCTGCCGCTGATCAATACGCTGATCCTGCTGACCTCCGGCGTGACCCTGACCATCGCCCATCACGCACTGAAGGCCGGCAACCGCCGCCAGCTGCTGATCTGGCTGGGCCTGACCGTGGTGCTTGGCCTGGGCTTCCTGACCTTGCAGGCGGAGGAGTACATCCACGCCTACAAGGAACTGAACCTGACGCTCGGCTCGGGCATCTACGGTTCAACGTTCTTCATGCTGACCGGCTTCCACGGCGCGCACGTGCTGCTGGGCACGATCATGCTGATCGTGATGTGGCTGCGTTCGGCCAAGGGACACTTCACCCGCGACAACCATTTCGGTTTTGAAGCGGCCGCGTGGTACTGGCACTTCGTCGACGTGGTGTGGCTGATGCTCTTCATGTTCGTCTACGTGCTTTGA
- a CDS encoding twin transmembrane helix small protein, whose product MSDSLKTLLVIAFLIVIVWNLGAGLYYLLVDRGQTKRTVNALTRRIAVSVALILLVIVSIYMGWIKPHGIGG is encoded by the coding sequence ATGAGTGATTCGCTGAAGACCCTGCTGGTAATCGCGTTTCTGATCGTCATCGTCTGGAATCTGGGCGCCGGCCTGTATTACCTGCTGGTCGACCGCGGCCAGACCAAGCGCACGGTCAACGCACTGACGCGCCGCATCGCGGTGTCGGTTGCGTTGATCCTGCTGGTGATCGTGAGCATCTACATGGGCTGGATCAAACCGCACGGCATCGGCGGCTGA
- a CDS encoding SURF1 family protein, with the protein MMRQHTRVIGWLLAVLAMVGFTALGLWQLQRMHAKQAMLDAQGPAVAQALPLAQALVAPGALHGVADHGRFLPGVVLLDNQTRHGRAGVKIYRPFRSDEGSVLLVDLGWRALPPDRRLPDVPAPPSPVAVRGLLAPPPSAGLALGPAFSATDEAGRWLASRLPAEGLAAALGLPGLPDRVLRLDPALPFGDERDLDLLPNTLPPQRHLGYAVQWFGLALTVLVVALVLEWRRRRAAR; encoded by the coding sequence ATGATGCGCCAGCACACGCGCGTGATCGGATGGCTGCTGGCGGTGCTGGCAATGGTTGGTTTCACCGCATTGGGGCTGTGGCAGCTGCAGCGCATGCATGCCAAGCAGGCAATGTTGGATGCACAAGGTCCAGCTGTGGCACAGGCGCTGCCACTGGCGCAGGCTCTGGTTGCACCTGGCGCCTTGCACGGCGTGGCCGACCACGGTCGCTTCCTGCCCGGCGTGGTGCTGCTGGACAACCAGACCCGGCACGGCCGCGCGGGCGTGAAGATCTATCGCCCGTTCCGCAGTGACGAGGGCAGCGTGCTGCTGGTCGATCTGGGCTGGCGCGCGCTGCCGCCCGATCGCAGGCTGCCGGATGTGCCGGCACCGCCTTCGCCGGTGGCGGTGCGTGGCCTGCTGGCGCCGCCGCCGTCGGCGGGGCTGGCCCTGGGCCCGGCGTTCTCCGCTACCGATGAGGCCGGGCGTTGGCTTGCCAGCCGCTTGCCCGCCGAGGGCCTGGCGGCGGCGCTTGGCTTGCCGGGATTGCCTGATCGCGTCCTGCGACTGGACCCGGCGCTGCCCTTCGGCGACGAACGCGACCTGGACCTGCTGCCGAACACGCTGCCGCCGCAACGCCACCTGGGCTACGCCGTGCAGTGGTTCGGCCTGGCCCTGACCGTGCTGGTGGTCGCGCTGGTACTGGAGTGGCGCAGGCGACGTGCTGCCCGGTAG
- a CDS encoding COX15/CtaA family protein, with translation MSLSARPALHRNFHRLAWFAMIMTASTIMFGAFVRLSDAGLSCPDWPTCYGQATWPQHVEETIGHPAAEIRPLETHKAWREQVHRFLAGALGIEILTLALLATRKRRFGSTAVVTACVLVAAGIPLYMMGWHGTASTLALIGEAILLIAALRWSNIDLARAALLTLAVVIFQALLGMWTVTLLLKPIVVMGHLLGGMLMFALLVWMAWRATHMPITLAEAPKLKWVLRIGVAVLVTQIALGGWVSANYAALACGGGSASLDNFPRCANQWWPQHNFVEGFTLWRGIGVDYEGGVLDGASRIAIQMAHRLFAVVVAVYLLWLGVRLFRLPSMRGWASALIALLVLQVTLGILNVKLALPLEVAVAHNGVAVALLFVLVSLLARLRAPD, from the coding sequence ATGAGCCTTTCCGCGCGTCCGGCGCTGCACCGCAATTTCCACCGCCTGGCGTGGTTCGCCATGATCATGACCGCGAGCACGATCATGTTCGGCGCCTTCGTGCGCCTGTCCGATGCCGGCCTGAGCTGCCCGGACTGGCCGACCTGCTATGGCCAGGCCACCTGGCCGCAGCACGTGGAAGAGACCATCGGCCACCCGGCGGCGGAGATCCGCCCGCTGGAGACCCACAAGGCCTGGCGTGAACAGGTGCACCGCTTCCTGGCCGGCGCACTGGGCATCGAGATCCTGACCCTGGCGCTGCTGGCCACGCGCAAGCGGCGATTCGGAAGCACGGCGGTGGTGACCGCCTGCGTGCTGGTGGCCGCCGGCATACCGCTGTACATGATGGGCTGGCATGGCACCGCCAGTACCTTGGCTCTGATCGGCGAGGCGATCCTGCTGATCGCCGCGCTGCGCTGGAGCAACATCGACCTGGCGCGCGCTGCACTGCTGACCCTGGCCGTGGTGATCTTCCAGGCCCTGCTGGGCATGTGGACGGTGACCCTGCTGCTCAAGCCCATCGTGGTGATGGGGCACCTGCTGGGCGGCATGCTGATGTTCGCGCTGCTGGTCTGGATGGCCTGGCGCGCCACGCACATGCCGATCACCCTGGCCGAAGCACCGAAGCTGAAGTGGGTGCTGCGCATCGGCGTGGCGGTGCTGGTCACCCAGATCGCATTGGGCGGCTGGGTCAGTGCCAACTACGCGGCGCTGGCCTGCGGCGGCGGCAGCGCCTCGCTGGACAACTTCCCGCGCTGTGCCAACCAGTGGTGGCCGCAGCACAACTTCGTCGAAGGCTTCACCCTGTGGCGCGGCATCGGCGTGGATTACGAAGGCGGAGTGCTGGATGGCGCCTCGCGTATCGCCATCCAGATGGCGCACCGGCTGTTCGCGGTGGTGGTGGCCGTCTACCTGCTGTGGCTGGGCGTGCGCCTGTTCCGCTTGCCGAGCATGCGTGGCTGGGCCAGCGCGCTGATCGCGCTGCTGGTGCTGCAGGTCACCCTCGGCATCCTCAACGTGAAGCTGGCGCTGCCGCTGGAAGTGGCGGTGGCCCACAACGGCGTGGCCGTTGCCCTGTTGTTCGTGCTGGTCAGCCTGCTGGCCCGCCTGCGCGCCCCGGACTGA
- the cyoE gene encoding heme o synthase produces the protein MFSNYRQYWDLTKPKVVALIVFTALVGMVLAIPGVPSWEQVRAGVLGFLGIWLAASAAAAINQLLDAHIDAQMARTSWRPLVVGKVKPWQVLVFAGVLIVLSMTILVLWVNLITAVLTFASLIGYAVIYTVYLKRATSQNIVIGGLAGAMPPMLGWAAVTGMQGSSDWAYSSLLVLIIFIWTPPHFWALAIFRREDYAKAEIPMLPVTHGVVHTRKQIMVYSVVLALVCLLPYLVGMSGAFYLGGAIVLNAVFLWYAWRMLNPPDELFSMKMFYYSIVYLMALFAFLLVDHWILPWL, from the coding sequence ATGTTTTCCAATTACCGCCAGTACTGGGACCTGACCAAGCCCAAGGTCGTTGCCCTGATCGTCTTCACCGCCCTGGTCGGCATGGTCCTGGCCATTCCGGGCGTGCCGAGCTGGGAGCAGGTGCGCGCCGGCGTGCTCGGTTTCCTCGGCATCTGGCTGGCGGCCTCGGCCGCAGCCGCCATCAACCAGCTGCTGGACGCACACATCGATGCGCAGATGGCGCGCACCTCGTGGCGTCCGCTGGTGGTGGGCAAGGTCAAGCCATGGCAGGTGCTGGTGTTTGCCGGCGTGCTGATCGTGCTGTCGATGACCATCCTGGTGCTGTGGGTGAACCTGATCACCGCCGTGCTGACCTTCGCCTCGCTGATCGGCTACGCGGTGATCTACACCGTGTACCTCAAGCGTGCGACCTCGCAGAACATCGTCATCGGTGGCCTGGCCGGCGCGATGCCGCCGATGCTGGGCTGGGCCGCAGTGACCGGCATGCAGGGCTCGTCGGACTGGGCGTACTCGTCGCTGCTGGTGCTGATCATCTTCATCTGGACCCCGCCGCACTTCTGGGCGCTGGCGATCTTCCGCCGCGAGGATTACGCCAAGGCAGAGATCCCGATGCTGCCGGTGACCCACGGCGTGGTGCATACCCGCAAGCAGATCATGGTGTATTCGGTGGTGCTGGCGCTGGTCTGCCTGCTGCCGTACCTGGTGGGCATGAGCGGTGCGTTCTACCTGGGCGGCGCGATCGTGCTCAACGCGGTGTTCCTCTGGTATGCCTGGCGCATGCTCAACCCGCCGGACGAATTGTTCTCGATGAAGATGTTCTATTACTCCATCGTGTACCTGATGGCGCTGTTCGCCTTCCTGCTGGTGGACCACTGGATCCTGCCCTGGCTGTGA
- a CDS encoding bile acid:sodium symporter family protein, with product MTRWWSRLRPDNFTLALLCTVGLASLLPMKGAAAIVLDDVTTVAIAALFFLHGARLPRESIIGGMLHWRLHLTILACTFLLFPLLGLMFKPLSGWLLTPELYLGVLFLCTLPSTVQSSIAFTSMARGNVPAAVCSASLSSILGVFLTPLLLTALAGTSGGVHDPLHAIGGIMLQLLVPFVAGHLLRPWIAGWVEKQRALLRYTDQGTILLVVYSAFGEAVTEGLWSKTPLLSLLAVAVVAAVLLGIAMPLITFIARRLRFNREDEIAIVFCGSKKSLATGVPIAKVLFAGGSLGAIVLPVMIYHQIQLIVCGVIAQRYARRKP from the coding sequence ATGACCCGCTGGTGGTCGCGCCTGCGACCGGACAACTTCACCCTCGCCCTGCTGTGCACCGTCGGCCTGGCCTCGCTGCTGCCGATGAAGGGCGCCGCTGCCATCGTGCTCGACGATGTCACCACCGTCGCCATCGCCGCGCTGTTCTTCCTGCATGGCGCGCGCCTGCCGCGCGAGTCGATCATCGGCGGCATGCTGCACTGGCGGCTGCACCTGACCATCCTGGCCTGCACCTTCCTCCTGTTCCCGCTGCTGGGGCTGATGTTCAAGCCACTGTCGGGCTGGCTGCTGACTCCGGAGCTGTACCTGGGCGTGCTGTTCCTGTGCACCCTGCCGTCCACCGTGCAGTCGTCCATCGCGTTCACCTCGATGGCCCGCGGCAACGTGCCGGCAGCGGTGTGCAGCGCCTCGCTGTCGAGCATCCTCGGCGTGTTCCTGACCCCACTGCTGCTGACCGCGCTGGCCGGCACCTCCGGCGGCGTGCATGACCCACTGCACGCGATCGGCGGCATCATGCTGCAGCTGCTGGTGCCGTTCGTGGCCGGCCACCTGCTGCGGCCGTGGATTGCCGGCTGGGTGGAGAAGCAGCGCGCGCTGCTGCGCTACACCGACCAGGGCACGATCCTGCTGGTGGTGTATTCGGCGTTCGGCGAAGCGGTGACCGAAGGGTTGTGGAGCAAGACACCGCTGCTCTCGTTGCTGGCCGTGGCCGTGGTGGCTGCAGTGCTGCTCGGCATCGCCATGCCGCTGATCACCTTCATCGCCCGCCGGCTGCGCTTCAACCGCGAGGACGAGATCGCCATCGTGTTCTGCGGCTCGAAGAAGAGCCTGGCCACCGGCGTGCCGATCGCCAAGGTGCTGTTCGCCGGCGGCAGCCTCGGCGCGATCGTGCTGCCGGTGATGATCTACCACCAGATCCAGCTGATCGTCTGCGGTGTGATCGCGCAGCGGTATGCGCGGCGCAAGCCCTGA
- a CDS encoding fused DSP-PTPase phosphatase/NAD kinase-like protein: MLLRLTCLLLLSLCLPLTALAEDVPLNEVRPGLYAGGQPSAAQLQALAARGVRTVIDLRQPGEDRGFDEIHAAESLGLRYVRIPVAGAEGLDAANVRAVHQALQQSQGPVLLHCASGNRAGAVLGLVNARYEHASPEQALQLGQRAGLKSLEAATRQRLATPVTSP, from the coding sequence ATGCTGCTGCGCCTGACCTGCCTGCTGTTGTTGTCGCTCTGCCTGCCACTGACGGCCCTGGCCGAAGACGTGCCTCTCAACGAAGTCCGTCCCGGCCTGTATGCCGGTGGCCAGCCCAGCGCCGCACAGCTGCAGGCCCTGGCCGCACGGGGCGTACGCACGGTGATCGACCTGCGCCAGCCTGGCGAGGACCGGGGTTTCGATGAAATCCACGCGGCCGAATCGCTGGGCCTGCGCTATGTGCGCATTCCGGTGGCCGGCGCCGAGGGCCTGGATGCGGCCAATGTGCGCGCCGTGCACCAGGCCCTGCAGCAGAGCCAGGGGCCGGTGCTGCTGCACTGCGCCTCCGGCAACCGCGCCGGTGCCGTGCTCGGCCTGGTCAATGCCCGCTATGAACATGCCAGCCCGGAGCAGGCGCTTCAGCTCGGCCAGCGCGCCGGCCTGAAGTCGCTGGAAGCCGCCACCCGCCAGCGCTTGGCCACACCGGTCACCTCGCCCTGA
- the dnaG gene encoding DNA primase encodes MARIPDAFIDDLLARTDIVEVVGSRVPLKRQGKEYAARCPFHDERSASFTVSPTKQFYHCFGCGAHGTAISFLMNYDRLEFLDAVDELAKRAGMEVPRNENPRSPQQQDDSRELYSALDAAARFFQKNLEGSDKARSYLDGRGVDEENRARFQIGYAPDGYSGLRDALGKDERRMKLLDRAGLFSKNDRGHVYDKFRDRVMFPIFDRRGRVIAFGGRVFEKDDGPKYLNSPETALFHKGRELYGLWQVRQANQKIERLIVVEGYMDVVSLFQFGVTQAVATLGTATTPDHAELLFRNAPDVFFCFDGDAAGRRAGWKALESVLPRMKDGRQAFFLFLPDGEDPDTIVRKEGAEAFNERLKQATPLSQFFFDELTREINLGTLDGKARLAERAKPMLAQIPDGAFGDLMKQQLAQLTGLGGNAQAARTPMPQRQPSRTIQPVARRSLVRGAIAVLLQQPSLALTLGGKHHFQGLRLPGVELLLELLGLVEQRPDISTGALLEHFDGREEQASLHTLAAQTLPGTEASWTQELHDAVAQLEKQLLVQRLDELLAKQRQQGLDDTDKYELRELLKARAGLRL; translated from the coding sequence ATGGCCCGTATCCCCGACGCTTTCATCGACGACCTGCTCGCCCGCACCGACATCGTCGAGGTGGTGGGCAGCCGCGTGCCGTTGAAGCGCCAGGGCAAGGAGTACGCCGCGCGCTGCCCGTTCCATGACGAGCGCTCCGCGTCGTTCACGGTCTCGCCCACCAAGCAGTTCTATCACTGCTTCGGCTGCGGCGCGCACGGCACCGCGATCAGCTTCCTGATGAACTACGACCGCCTCGAGTTCCTCGACGCGGTGGATGAGCTGGCCAAGCGCGCGGGCATGGAAGTACCGCGCAACGAGAACCCGCGCAGCCCCCAGCAGCAGGACGACAGCCGCGAGCTGTATTCGGCACTGGATGCCGCCGCCCGGTTCTTCCAGAAGAACCTGGAAGGCAGCGACAAGGCACGCAGTTACCTTGATGGCCGTGGCGTGGACGAAGAGAACCGCGCGCGCTTCCAGATCGGCTACGCCCCGGACGGGTACAGCGGCCTGCGCGATGCACTGGGCAAGGACGAGCGGCGCATGAAGCTGCTCGACCGCGCCGGCCTGTTCTCCAAGAACGATCGCGGCCATGTCTACGACAAGTTCCGCGACCGGGTGATGTTCCCGATCTTCGACCGCCGTGGCCGGGTGATCGCCTTCGGTGGCCGCGTGTTCGAGAAGGACGACGGCCCCAAGTACCTCAACTCGCCCGAAACCGCGCTGTTCCACAAGGGCCGCGAACTGTACGGCCTGTGGCAGGTGCGCCAGGCCAACCAGAAGATCGAGCGGCTGATCGTGGTCGAGGGCTACATGGACGTGGTCTCGCTGTTCCAGTTCGGTGTCACCCAGGCGGTGGCAACACTGGGTACCGCAACCACGCCGGACCATGCCGAGCTGCTGTTCCGCAACGCGCCGGACGTGTTCTTCTGCTTCGACGGCGACGCCGCCGGCCGCCGCGCCGGCTGGAAGGCGCTGGAGTCGGTGCTGCCGCGCATGAAGGATGGCCGCCAGGCCTTCTTCCTGTTCCTGCCCGATGGCGAAGACCCGGACACCATCGTGCGCAAGGAAGGCGCCGAGGCCTTCAACGAGCGCCTGAAGCAGGCCACGCCGCTGTCGCAGTTCTTCTTCGATGAACTGACCCGCGAGATCAACCTGGGCACGCTGGACGGCAAGGCGCGCCTGGCCGAACGCGCAAAGCCGATGCTGGCGCAGATTCCCGACGGTGCCTTCGGCGACCTGATGAAGCAGCAGCTGGCGCAGCTGACCGGGCTCGGCGGCAACGCCCAGGCTGCACGCACGCCGATGCCGCAACGCCAGCCTTCGCGCACGATCCAGCCGGTGGCCAGGCGCAGCCTGGTGCGCGGCGCGATCGCCGTGCTGCTGCAGCAACCCTCGCTGGCGCTGACCTTGGGCGGCAAGCATCACTTCCAGGGCCTGCGCCTGCCCGGTGTGGAACTGCTTCTGGAGCTGCTGGGGCTGGTCGAACAGCGCCCGGACATCAGCACCGGCGCCCTGCTGGAACACTTCGACGGCCGCGAGGAACAGGCCTCGCTGCATACATTGGCCGCACAGACGCTGCCCGGCACCGAAGCCAGCTGGACCCAGGAACTGCACGACGCGGTGGCCCAGCTGGAGAAACAGCTGCTGGTGCAACGTCTGGATGAGTTGTTGGCAAAGCAGCGCCAGCAGGGTCTGGACGATACTGACAAATACGAACTGCGCGAGCTGTTGAAGGCCCGCGCCGGACTGCGCTTGTAG